The genomic interval AAATGCATGCATTACTAAAAATACCTTTCTTTCATATAGTTGGCATTTGCAAAATATAAAGGTGACCCAATCTGCATAGCCAGAACCCCTGGAATTGTACTCCCATGCGGATACTGCTCGATATCTCGATACAAATTCGAATCCGGTATGTTCACCAGCTTACATGTCGTAGGCCTTGCTATATACAATAACGCTCTGACCAGGGACAGTCCAACCTATATGGTCCAACCAAAACGTCATGTTCCCTATATTATAcgagtttttttaaaatatatcaaaCTCGATTTACCGATATGACGAGTCCCATGTCCATGCTTATGAAGGGAACGCCGAGGAACGCGGACATGCATATAACAAAATCGAATTTATCTGTCTTATAGAGGTGATAGTATTTTTCATACTCAATGAGGCCAAGCATTGCTGAGATAATAATGGCTGAGAGAGCAAGCTGAGGAGTGTAGCTAAATAAAGGGGCCAACAATAGGAGGACTAATAGCATACAAATAGATTGTACTACATTAGCCATCTGTGTCTTGCATCCAACATTGAAATTTACTGCTGTTTTTGAAAATGGACCTGCAAAAATGTTACATGTCACATTAATATAAGTTATCATTATCTTATACTATTACATACAGTTGAAGTGTTtgttaagattgaaacttgGATCTAACTCAATCCCAAAAGTTAGTTCAATGGGGAAGGATTGTCCAAGTCCATATATAGAACTCAAGCTAGTTCATTGGAAGAGGATTGTCCAAGTCCATATATACAACTTtcaataactcaattcaatcgATGTGAGACATCTTAACAGTTTTTCTTAACGTTCATGTATATACCAGTCGTTAAGTAGCATGAGATGCAAGATCCAATGACATTCATCAATCCATAAGCTATCATCTCCTTGTTACCGTCGATTTGTTCGTTCCTCGCGATCGCGAAACTTCTGCCAATGGCTATCCCTTCCTGTCAAAACTTTCATAGTTTATATTGGAGATTTGCAGAATGAATTTTTTGTACATGTTTAAAAACAATTTGAGTTTTTGACCTTTTAAAATGAATGCTTTGGTGCACAAGCTTAAACAGGGATTAATTTGGCTGAGAAGATCATTTTGTTGGGTAAATTTATGCTTATAAATTGAATTTCATGAACTTTTTTTTCTAGGAAATAAATTCCTTAAAACACATTTCATACTGATGATACCGACTTTTTCCTGGGTCCGGTCTGGTGAGCTTGAACTTCAGATCAACATTTGGACCGGAGCGGATGGAGAACCACCGGTTTTGTACAGACTAAGGGGTAGTGGAAAGTGTCGAAAATTTTCCGGACACGACCACTTCGATCTCTTGATTCGGATTTAGGAACGGAGAAAAAAAAATGAGAAGATTCGATAGGTAGTAGTGGATATATCTCTCCTCCACCATGAAACATATGTGGGTATTTATAATGGTTGATAGGACTTCTTCCCATAGCGTGTCGAAGTCTATTTTAGGTAAATTTCCTTATTAAATTCTTCTCCCCTTACTGCCAGTCCGGGCCGGATTCCTCGTCACCTCTGACCATGTGGCGAGATTCTAgcacatttaaagattattcACGCAATCACTGCCAGTCCGGGTCGGACTCCTCGTTACATCTAATCATACGGCGAGATTATAGCCCATTTAAGGATTATTCACGCTTTTGACATGTGACAGTTCTTAGGATAGAAACAAGCTCGGGCTTGAGATTCCTGTCACAAGCATCTGTGCTTGACATAACCCTACTCCGATCGCTGAATGGGGTCGGACACATGTGATTCGACTATCCGGACTCGGCCGAGCACCTGGGCTCGGCCGAGCACTAGGGCTCGGCCACTAGTGCTCGGCCATAAGGGCTGGGCCATAAGGGCTCGGCCATAAGGGCTGGGCCGAGCACTAGTTCTCGGCCACCAAGGGGCTCGGCCGAGCACTAGTGGCCGAGCACTAGTGCTCGGCCGAGCACCCGTGGCCGAGCCCAGGTGCTCGGCCGAGTCCGGATAGTCGAATCACATGTGTCCGACCCCATTCAGCGATCGGAGTAGGGTTATGTCAAGCACAGATGCTTGTGACAGGAATCTCAAGCCCGAGCTTGTTTCTATCCTAAGAACTGTCACATGTCAAAAGCGTGAATAATCCTTAAATGGGCTATAATCTCGCCGTATGATTAGATGTAACGAGGAGTCCGACCCGGACTGGCAGTGATTGCGTgaataatctttaaatgtgcTAGAATCTCGCCACATGGTCAGAGGTGACGAGGAATCCGGCCCGGACTGGCAGTAAGGGGAGAAGAATTTAATAAGGAAATTTACCTAAAATAGACTTCGACACGCTATGGGAAGAAGTCCTATCAACCATTATAAATACCCACATATGTTTCATGGTGGAGGAGAGATATATCCACTACTACCTATCGAATCTTCTCATTTTTTTTTCTCCGTTCCTAAATCCGAATCAAGAGATCGAAGTGGTCGTGTCCGGAAAATTTTCGACACTTTCCACTACCCCTTAGTCTGTACAAAACCGGTGGTTCTCCATCCGCTCCGGTCCAAATGTTGATCTGAAGTTCAAGCTCACCAGACCGGACCCAGGAAAAAGTCGGTATCATCAGTATGAAATGTGTTTTAAGGAATTTATTTCCTAGAAAAAAAGTTCATGAAATTCAATTTATAAGCATAAATTTACCCAACAAAATGATCTTCTCAGCCAAATTAATCCCTGTTTAAGCTTGTGCACCAAAGCATTCATTTTAAAAGGTCAAAAACTCAAATTGTTTTTAAACATGTACAAAAAATTCATTCTGCAAATCTCCAATATAAACTATGAAAGTTTTGACAGGAAGGGATAGCCATTGGCAGAAGTTTCGCGATCGCGAGGAACGAACAAATCGACGGTAACAAGGAGATGATAGCTTATGGATTGATGAATGTCATTGGATCTTGCATCTCATGCTACTTAACGACTGGTATATACATGAACGTTAAGAAAAACTGTTAAGATGTCTCACATCGATTGAATAGAGTTATTGAAAGTTGTATATATGGACTTGGACAATCCTCTTCCAATGAACTAGCTTGAGTTCTATATATGGACTTGGACAATCCTTCCCCATTGAACTAACTTTTGGGATTGAGTTAGATCcaagtttcaatcttaacaAACACTTCAACTGTATGTAGTAGTATAAGATAATGATAACTTATATTAATGTGACATGTAACATTTTTGCAGGTCCATTTTCAAAAACAGCAGTAAATTTCAATGTTGGATGCAAGACACAGATGGCTAATGTAGTACAATCTATTTGTATGCTATTAGTCCTCCTATTGTTGGCCCCTTTATTTAGCTACACTCCTCAGCTTGCTCTCTCAGCCATTATTATCTCAGCAATGCTTGGCCTCATTGAGTATGAAAAATACTATCACCTCTATAAGACAGATAAATTCGATTTTGTTATATGCATGTCCGCGTTCCTCGGCGTTCCCTTCATAAGCATGGACATGGGACTCGTCATATCGGTAAATCGAGttgatatattttaaaaaaactcgTATAATATAGGGAACATGACGTTTTGGTTGGACCATATAGGTTGGACTGTCCCTGGTCAGAGCGTTATTGTATATAGCAAGGCCTACGACATGTAAGCTGGTGAACATACCGGATTCGAATTTGTATCGAGATATCGAGCAGTATCCGCATGGGAGTACAATTCCAGGGGTTCTGGCTATGCAGATTGGGTCACCTTTATATTTTGCAAATGCCAACTATATGAAAGAAAGGTATTTTTAGTAATGCATGCATTTATATGTGGTCTTTTTTTGGTATTGCTTTAATTTTCTGTGTGCTTCTGCAGAATCATGAGATGGGTTCGAGATGAATTCAACTTGACAAAATCTTCACAAAATGACATTGAATACATCCTACTCGACTTTGGAGGTTAGTACATACCGCGAATCAAAACCTTTCTTCTATATATGTGTGCGGGCACGCACGCGCACCCTAGCTATATACTCTTTACAATGAATTCAACTACGAATAATTTTGTATTTGTTCCCACTTTTTGATTACAACATAATATAACTCTAAAATATTGTTACCCGAGTTGATTTTACATCCTAAGTAGTTCTGTTAGATCTGACCTATATGGCTAGATCCTAGTTATGCATACTAGCAGGAGGTAAGACTCCCCTGCTGGCTGCTGCTAGCATGGAAAAAGGTCTGGTAAACTCCTTAACACTCCTCGGACAACAGGATTGCATACACATTTCAGTCACTTGAGAATCCATACAGCAATATAACGTTGCTCAAACTTCGTGGTCGTCGAATAAACGTATGAACTAACCGAACGATCACCGTTGCAGGTGTGACATCCATCGACCACACCGGAGTCGAAGCTCTGGTCGAAGTTCGCAAAAGCTTGGAGGTCAAAGGAATCAAGGTGGTTATTTTTAAAGATATATACGATCTTACTTCattttttttcattcaaaacaaaTAAACTTACAATAATTCATTCATTGTGCAGATGATTTTAATAAATCCTAGACTTGATGTCATGGAAAAATTGACAGTCGCTCACTTCATCGACAAGATTGGCAAGGATTCTGTCTTCTTATCGATCGACGACGCCATCGGGACCTTAAGATTTTCCCTTAAAACTTCCAAGGGAGTTGGCAACGAAAGTAATTTGGAGAATGTATAGCCTGCAAATGATGTATTATTTTACAAGGGATACTACTCAACTAATATTGTATGGATTTTCTTTTTATCCATTATAACTTTAAATAAGTAATTTAACGGTATAGAgaccaaattttaaatattaaagtaaaATACTAAACTAATAGATTGAACTTTTGAAAAGATGAATGAATTATTAAATGCAAaagtagaaaaataaaataagtaaGAAAATCAAAAAGTAACATATTGACAATAATTATATAagacaaaaaattgtgtgagacggtattatgagtcgtattttgtaaacgaatctcttatttgagtcattcatgaaaaaatattactttttatgttatgatattactttttattgtgaatatcggtaggattgacctgtctcacagataaagattcgtgagaccgtatcataagagacctactcattatATAAATCgatgtatttatttttcaatgaaatattatatattgGCGTGCAACTTCttcaataatatttatttaaatgatttttttatatcatGAAATAGTAAAAGTAATCATCTTGATAACccttttattatattaaaatattaaatttatactTAAGTGAtttacataaataatttataaaacttaaaaattttATGGATATTTATCGTTCATAAATAAGTATACATAAAAGTAATTATTtcattctaaaaaaaaatttatttcaattatAATTGTATGATCAATTTATTGTTATTTAACTAAAAATGATAGGCACTAATAACGATACAACTCCAACTTTTTAATCCGTACATCAACCAAAGTTTCAATTGCTCTCTTAATTAGAGCAATTATTATATCTCAATAATAATACTGGAAATGATTATTTAAATATTCAgaaaaaatcaataatataattCAACTAATTACTAAACAATTAaagtaaaaaattaaatatttataaaaaaaacaaatatttctgaaatattttatgtaaaataataataataaaaacaagaaacaacaattttgcaaGCGCAAGTGCTCCCAAAGTCCCAAACAATATATTCGACTCAAAATTTGTCATTTTACTCTAAAATTCGTTAATCTTCTCCGCATTCTGATCCGCCCATCTCTACAAATTCCCTTTTCTCCAGGTAAATTGGCATCCGATCGTACTGATTGACGTCGGTATTTTTGTGTTGAAACCAATGTTTTTCCCTTGGTCTACGCTTTAACGTGCTGCTAAATTGATTCTGGGgtgtaaatttttttgtttttattaccATCTTTGTGCAGATTAGGGATTGGATTCTCAATAATCGTAACATTTTCTTGTGTGCTGCAGTtcgttttttatttgattttatttaattaatcccgCCTGGGTTGCCTCTCAATCATTGgaaatttgaattaaatgattatattatCACTGACTGCATTTGCATTTGAAGCTTGGAATATTGTGTTTGCAGATAAGTTGCAGTTGTATTTATTTGAAGGACAATGAGTTTTACTGGCCCTTCTGTCGGTTCTGGTTAGTGTTGATTGTTTTCCTGTTGTTTTGCTCTGTGCAGAACTAGTTTTCTTTCTCCCAGTTAGGTTATGGTGTCATCCATTCATTCTCAAGTCTTAAATTTGAtgttaccaactgaaacatcCTCTAATTTTTTTTCTGACACtctttatggaattttatagtGGAGTGAGTATATATGAAATTTTGTGGCTGTTTGCGCATAGAATTTTCGGATCTAAAACGCGAGCTTTAGGTATTATTGTTTATGAAAGCTTAACAGAACTGATTGTGATAGTTATTTGAAATGTTTAAAACTTATCCACGAATAAGtttacaattttaaaaaaattgctaTTTTTAAGTACTTCTGTTCaaatatataaattcaaatgtaaATAAAATCTATACACCGGAACTATgaattgattattttttttaattatatccaACCACTTAGGGGTCCTTTGGTTTGTTTTGCCATTTTGGAGGGGTATAGTTTCGGGAAGATATTTCGGGGAAAATAAATTGTATTTCGCAAAAGCTTTTGTGAGATGATTACAcaaatcaattttgtgatacgtatttcttatttagatcaccactaaaaattattattttttatattaaaagtattacttattattgtaaatatgggtagggtcGACCGTCACAAGATACCTACTAATTGTGTTTTTGGTTTTATTTTGTATTGTTTTGGGAAAATACAATTATCAATGCATATACCCAATTACGCAGAAATTGTTAGATATTTTTTTTCAAGTTCTTTAGTCGAAACTATATTTTCATTCGACTTTCACATTCCCATAtgcaatcatttttttttcttttttcactACTTACCAAAAATTATTCTTTATGTTATCATATTCTAACTTAGTTAGAAAAAATGCACTTattattgaataattaaatagataatctacaatttttttttttgaggatATAAACAAACAAATTTTGATATGACATCTGCAGGAAAAAAAATTCCTCCAAAAACAATAATCAAGCATACATAGATTTTTCAATTCATTATCTGAATAACATTTCCAGGAATTAATTTCTAGAAATACTCAAATACCTAGTTCATAACCAAACAAACTGAAACAGTTTGGCAGTTAAGTGGTGCAATCAAATAATTCAGGATGGTAATGTGCAAAATACCTGCTTTTACTGTGTCTATTCATGTTTTCCTTTTTTGTTCCCATAACGTTTCTCATCTTATGAAACTTTACATTGTTATGATTCTTTCTAGTTTGGAATCCTTGAGATGGAATTTTCCCTCCTGACTGTATCTTTTAATGGTTGACCATTCAGCAGGGAATAAAGAGGACAAGGAAAACAATTTATATGTAGTTTCTAAAAAACTAAAAAAGAAAATGCATGTTATTTCTTTGGTTCTGAGATTGACTTTACTGGCTTCAACTTACTAAAAacgaaaattttcttgaatcttTTACTTTCTGGCTTCATTTAGTAACTGAATAAACCTGTAACTTTAAtgtgttattttttttaatatttgttttGCATCTTCTCTTTGTACAAGATCGGAATGCTTTTCTGAAATGGATTTATCTTAGATTTGGTGTCCGTGAGAGTAATTGTTTTCACTATCTGGCAAGCTTACAGTTAATTCAATGCAGCTGCTGCTGGTAGAGCTTTTAGGAGAACATTTGAGTTTGGACGAACATATGTAGTGAGACCGAAAGGCAAACACCAGGCTACTATTGTTTGGCTACATGGCCTTGGAGACAATGGGAATAGGTAAATTATGGTTATCTGTTAGGCTTGCTGGTTTCTAGCCACAAATTTAACAGAAGAAAATCCTTGCATATTTATATAAACTCATAGGAACTGGGATGAGCATTACAAACACGATGAAATACAATATTAATAGTCCAAGAGATGATTTCTTTATACAAAGATAGTCCAACCATAGCAATGCTAGTTTCACACAAcaacatttaaaaattataaccCCTACAACTTCCCCTTCCCGCCTTTTTATTTCCCGACTAACCGAAGTACGTTTTCTCCTAATGTATACATTTTTTATTATGGATTTTCATTCTCACTAATCGGGCCTTCAACTGTTGGGTCAATACCTCCATCCCCAAGACCAGCCTTGTGCCTTGTCCTCAAGGCTGAATCTAGGAAACTGTACTGATAAATCAGTGACCTGAGGTCGCGGTTCTCTTCCTTTGTTTTTGATTCGTTTGATAAGAATTAGTTATGGCTCATCCAAGCTTAGATCAGTGTCAGACCCATTGGAAGACTCTGTTCCTGAGATAGATTTCCCACTGCTTTCTTAAGACAATAAGCATGAAAAACAGGGTGGATTCTAGTCCCCGGAGGCAACTGTAGATTATAAGCAATGTCCAATTTTTGGAACTATCTTGAAAAGGCCGATGTATCGAGGTGCCCATTTTTTTACACACAAATTCTTGTCCATGCGGTCGAAGCTTCAAAAACACCATATCATTGACTTCAAATGAGACATCCCAATGATGGGCATTAGCATGTTTCATCATCCTTTGTTGAGCTCGGTGTAAGTTGTATTTCAGTTGTCGCAATAGTTCATCTCTATCTCTTAAATCCTGGCTCATGGCAGCCACTGCAGTTTCCCCTGGAAAATACAGTACGAGGAGGAGGCTTCCTTCCGTACACGGCCTCAAAAAGGGTCATCTTAGCCGATGAGTGATTCAAAGCATTATACCAAAACTCAGCCCAATGAAACCGATTTGCCCAACTTTTGGGTTGCTCTGCAGCAAAACATCTCAAATACGTCTCCAAACACTGATTTAAAACTTATGTTTGACCATCTGTTTCGGGTGAAAAGAGGAACTTGTGCTTAATTTTGTACCTTGCAATCCGAAAAATTCATTCCAAAAATTACTCATGAAAATAGGATCTCGATCACTTACAATTGATTTAGGAAGCCAATGCAACTTCACCACCTCCTTTGTGAATGTTTCAACCATGCCTTTAGCTGTCAAGGAATGCTTTAACAAGACGAAATGGCCATATTTTGAAAGCCGATCAACAACTACCATAACACATCATACCCTTTAGATTTTGTAAGCCCGTAATAACTGCCATAGCTATATCTTCCCAAATAGCTTCAGGAATGGGAAGAGGTTGTAAAGGCCCACTGGGCTCGTAACTTGGTATTTTTGCTT from Primulina eburnea isolate SZY01 chromosome 17, ASM2296580v1, whole genome shotgun sequence carries:
- the LOC140818446 gene encoding probable sulfate transporter 3.5, giving the protein MIAYGLMNVIGSCISCYLTTGPFSKTAVNFNVGCKTQMANVVQSICMLLVLLLLAPLFSYTPQLALSAIIISAMLGLIEYEKYYHLYKTDKFDFVICMSAFLGVPFISMDMGLVISVGLSLVRALLYIARPTTCKLVNIPDSNLYRDIEQYPHGSTIPGVLAMQIGSPLYFANANYMKERIMRWVRDEFDLTKSSQNDIEYILLDFGGVTSIDHTGVEALVEVRKSLEVKGIKMILINPRLDVMEKLTVAHFIDKIGKDSVFLSIDDAIGTLRFSLKTSKGVGNESNLENV